A DNA window from Rossellomorea marisflavi contains the following coding sequences:
- a CDS encoding DUF3221 domain-containing protein — MRALLITLPLASLLFTGGCGIFKEGEEPAEPIVEQELQEAEGVLFYENPKEKKALIVDESFDENDLDLPLKELKKKYDLWYVTIKEPVKLEDLPSGSHVKIRYQEMLGSDPKATVAEEIEVTSGS; from the coding sequence GTGAGAGCACTACTTATCACCCTTCCCCTTGCCTCCCTCCTCTTCACCGGAGGCTGCGGCATCTTCAAAGAAGGGGAAGAACCGGCGGAACCGATTGTAGAGCAGGAGCTTCAGGAAGCCGAAGGGGTACTGTTCTATGAAAACCCGAAAGAGAAAAAAGCCCTCATCGTGGATGAATCATTTGATGAAAACGATTTGGACCTTCCATTAAAGGAACTGAAGAAAAAGTATGATCTATGGTATGTCACGATTAAAGAACCAGTGAAGCTTGAGGATCTCCCTTCTGGCTCACACGTGAAGATCCGCTATCAGGAGATGCTCGGGTCTGATCCGAAAGCGACCGTAGCCGAGGAAATCGAGGTCACGTCAGGCTCTTAA
- a CDS encoding ABC transporter permease subunit — translation MFQILKNFFISIAGIWLIGGLPVLLAGLSVGSFRWKEYWTTILDILSAFTHPSQLKYTIIGGQKERDLFPYLWEPIQYSLTILFVAFALAILVALCLTNMTMLCNERIRMRIKFTFYLLETLPDLLIILCAQFTMIAFYHQFGTIPIGIAATDESKVYLLPIVILAILPTIHLFRLCMLIFEQEERKDYVLLARSIGHGPFFVLAVHILRNAIISVFFQSKKTMWFMLSNLYVVELLFNIPGITRFLMSTLDPRLFTLALFSIFVPLFIFYNAGEYLLSRHANKGEAL, via the coding sequence TTGTTCCAGATCCTAAAAAACTTCTTCATCTCCATTGCAGGAATCTGGCTGATCGGCGGACTTCCCGTCCTTCTCGCCGGCCTATCTGTCGGCTCGTTCCGGTGGAAAGAATATTGGACTACCATCCTTGATATCTTATCGGCTTTCACCCATCCTTCTCAGCTGAAATACACAATCATCGGCGGACAGAAGGAACGTGATCTCTTCCCCTATCTGTGGGAACCGATCCAGTACTCGCTTACGATCCTGTTTGTGGCCTTTGCACTCGCCATCCTGGTTGCCCTTTGTCTCACCAACATGACGATGCTCTGTAACGAGCGCATACGAATGCGGATCAAATTCACCTTCTACCTTCTCGAAACGCTTCCCGATCTGCTCATCATCCTGTGCGCACAATTCACCATGATCGCCTTCTACCATCAATTCGGAACCATTCCCATCGGGATAGCAGCGACCGATGAGAGCAAGGTATATCTGCTTCCCATCGTGATCCTCGCGATCCTTCCCACTATCCACCTGTTCCGCTTATGCATGCTGATCTTTGAACAGGAGGAACGGAAGGACTATGTGCTCTTGGCACGATCGATCGGTCACGGCCCCTTTTTCGTCCTGGCCGTCCATATTCTCCGCAATGCCATCATCTCGGTCTTCTTTCAATCAAAGAAAACGATGTGGTTCATGCTGTCGAATCTGTATGTTGTCGAGCTTCTTTTCAATATCCCGGGCATCACGCGTTTCCTGATGTCCACACTGGATCCTCGCCTATTCACCTTGGCCCTCTTCAGCATCTTCGTTCCCCTATTCATCTTCTACAATGCCGGGGAATATCTTCTGTCCCGCCATGCCAATAAGGGGGAAGCACTATGA
- a CDS encoding ABC transporter substrate-binding protein, which translates to MNQLLLKLWRACPTGEVRVEKVADILELSRKQTTRKMKKWEEDGFLTFSPGKGRGHLSKIEWKVNVEESFEKEAMNRMEHEPMESLSAYFAYDWSPDTRHRLMDLFAARFGYSREGRDKLIIPRRHLFRSFHPLEAADAQSAHLVANLYNRLVSITEMGECLPELAHSWDKLPDRLRLYLRKDVRFHDGSTMKAEDVQRCLEKMGKHPIYRELWIPVEDITIPGPLIIDIHHPAGCSYVLQMLSMMCASIYKETAEGPVGTGCFYLGEDTLDKTVLLAFRDHFRERPLLDSVEFVKVEPDFPVHYQSQTEDPASIEVESDSGFGIVVMNAYRDSPIHHKDVRTYLHHILARHRDRIVDFHPRITPIRGGCLKGHEVNPDLPQVPRPDFKSPLIIRATGYTTDSTRWLQQVFDEEGVPYEVRWFTFDEVVTNHPRALESDLFIHGEIFEENEDLSFYHFLINGYSPLHPVLKPLEEWKERLDLYRQTPFTEWRALHEENERKLMEDSLMIPLYHVKRAIPFSTDLMNIHIRHFGYVDFSKMWVCPGAEA; encoded by the coding sequence ATGAATCAGCTCTTATTGAAGCTATGGAGGGCCTGCCCCACGGGGGAAGTCCGCGTAGAAAAAGTAGCAGATATTCTCGAACTTAGCCGCAAGCAAACGACGAGGAAGATGAAAAAATGGGAAGAAGACGGTTTCCTGACGTTTTCTCCGGGTAAAGGACGTGGACATCTTTCAAAAATCGAGTGGAAAGTGAATGTGGAAGAGAGCTTTGAAAAGGAAGCCATGAATCGAATGGAGCATGAACCGATGGAAAGCTTATCGGCATACTTCGCGTACGACTGGTCACCGGATACAAGGCACCGCCTCATGGATCTATTCGCGGCAAGATTCGGGTATAGCCGGGAAGGGCGCGACAAGCTTATCATCCCAAGGAGGCATCTGTTCCGTTCCTTCCATCCCCTGGAGGCCGCCGATGCCCAAAGTGCGCATCTCGTCGCCAATCTCTATAACCGTCTCGTATCCATTACAGAAATGGGAGAATGCCTACCAGAGCTCGCACACAGTTGGGATAAGCTTCCGGATAGACTTCGTCTTTATCTGAGGAAGGACGTACGATTCCATGATGGATCGACTATGAAAGCAGAGGATGTCCAGCGCTGCCTCGAAAAAATGGGCAAGCATCCTATCTACCGGGAATTATGGATTCCTGTGGAAGATATCACGATTCCCGGACCTCTCATCATCGATATCCACCATCCCGCAGGATGCTCCTATGTGTTGCAGATGCTGAGCATGATGTGCGCAAGCATCTATAAGGAGACCGCAGAGGGACCTGTCGGGACTGGATGTTTTTATCTCGGTGAAGATACGTTGGATAAGACCGTTCTTCTTGCTTTCAGGGATCATTTCAGGGAACGGCCGCTCCTCGACTCTGTGGAATTCGTCAAGGTGGAGCCGGACTTCCCTGTCCACTACCAGTCTCAAACGGAGGATCCTGCATCCATTGAAGTCGAGAGTGATTCCGGCTTTGGCATCGTTGTCATGAACGCTTACAGGGATTCCCCCATCCACCACAAGGATGTCAGGACCTACCTTCATCACATATTGGCGAGGCATCGTGACCGGATCGTGGATTTCCATCCCAGGATTACGCCGATTCGAGGCGGCTGTCTGAAAGGACACGAAGTGAATCCTGATCTACCACAAGTTCCACGTCCTGATTTCAAATCTCCTCTGATCATCAGGGCAACAGGCTATACAACAGACTCCACCCGCTGGCTTCAGCAGGTATTCGATGAGGAAGGAGTACCCTATGAGGTTCGCTGGTTCACTTTTGACGAGGTGGTGACCAATCATCCACGGGCATTGGAGTCGGATCTTTTTATCCACGGTGAGATCTTCGAAGAAAATGAGGATCTTTCTTTCTATCATTTTCTTATCAATGGATACTCCCCACTCCATCCTGTTCTAAAGCCTCTTGAAGAATGGAAGGAGAGATTGGACTTATACCGCCAAACCCCTTTCACGGAATGGAGGGCCCTTCATGAAGAGAACGAGAGGAAGCTCATGGAAGATTCCCTCATGATCCCACTCTACCATGTGAAGCGGGCGATCCCTTTTTCGACGGATCTTATGAATATCCACATCCGGCATTTCGGGTATGTGGACTTCTCCAAGATGTGGGTATGCCCCGGTGCAGAGGCTTGA
- a CDS encoding ABC transporter permease, with translation MNRSLWKDPFFLTGFLYLAVLILASFSYYLIWDNEIRSLYFITMEDGSMAGAPLPPMWSYPFGTDALGLDMLGKILIGAKYTILAAIVIAALRVAISLPIGFIIAVYFKPFKRSINGVIDSFHYIPLAILAYYFLHPILWMPFEGFSTSLYERLAIEVLILTLLIVPILSSLLGNEIAKIHREEFILSATVLGAGKFRIMVKHILPLMKAKLVLIFGQQIQQTLILFIHLGLLTLFLGGTFVDYSMVPDPPSSVTLEWSGLIGDSFRFLYTAPWIPLTPILFFASVILAVSLMMEGYVRATSGYSYYKKRFKDRYESAKLKETSLHKSDFKRMDV, from the coding sequence ATGAACCGTTCATTATGGAAAGATCCCTTTTTCCTTACAGGTTTCCTCTATCTGGCCGTCCTGATTTTGGCGAGTTTTTCTTATTATCTAATTTGGGATAATGAAATCCGGAGTCTGTATTTTATCACTATGGAAGATGGGAGCATGGCAGGAGCCCCGCTCCCACCCATGTGGTCCTACCCGTTCGGGACCGACGCCCTCGGACTCGACATGCTGGGGAAAATCCTGATCGGGGCAAAGTACACCATCCTGGCTGCCATCGTTATTGCGGCTTTAAGGGTCGCGATTTCCCTGCCGATCGGGTTCATCATCGCCGTCTATTTCAAGCCATTTAAACGCTCTATCAACGGGGTGATCGACTCGTTTCATTACATCCCCTTGGCAATCCTTGCGTATTATTTCCTTCATCCGATTCTTTGGATGCCGTTTGAAGGGTTCTCCACTTCCCTTTATGAACGTTTGGCGATTGAGGTGCTCATTCTTACCCTCTTGATCGTCCCAATCCTTTCTTCGTTATTGGGGAATGAAATAGCGAAGATCCACCGGGAAGAATTCATCCTCAGCGCCACGGTGCTAGGGGCAGGAAAGTTCAGGATCATGGTGAAGCATATCCTGCCTCTGATGAAAGCCAAACTTGTTCTCATCTTCGGACAGCAGATTCAGCAAACCCTGATTCTGTTCATCCATCTTGGTTTGTTGACATTATTCCTGGGAGGCACGTTCGTAGACTATTCCATGGTGCCTGATCCACCATCTTCCGTCACCTTGGAATGGTCCGGGCTCATCGGGGATTCCTTCCGTTTCCTCTACACTGCACCGTGGATCCCCCTTACGCCCATCCTGTTCTTTGCGAGCGTCATCCTGGCCGTTTCCCTCATGATGGAGGGATATGTGCGCGCTACATCAGGGTATTCATATTACAAAAAGAGATTCAAGGACCGCTATGAATCTGCTAAACTCAAGGAAACCAGCCTACACAAAAGCGACTTTAAGCGCATGGATGTATAG